In the Clostridium cellulovorans 743B genome, AAGCACTATCAATACTAGCAAAAGAATCAAGATACAATATAAAGACTCTTCTTGATATGAAGGTTCCTTTTGATAAAAATAATATGGGACTCTCCTATACTAGGGAAGGTGCTCATTCTACTAATAGAATTGTTCATTGCAAAGATGCAACTGGAAAAGCAGTGATGGATACTTTAATATCAGAAGTAAAAAAGCGAGATAATATAACTGTGCTTGAAGATACTTATTGTGCTGATCTTATAATAAGAGATAATTGTTGTTATGGAGCAGTAGCAATAAAAAACTCTGAAAGTTTCAATATATATGCTAAAGTTATCATTTTAGCTACTGGTGGTATAGGCGGTATCTTCAAAAACACCACTAACGCCCCTACTGTTACTGGTGACGGAATAGCTATGGCTTTAAAAAATAATATTGAAGTGAAAGATTTAAATTATGTTCAATTCCATCCAACTGGTTTTTATCAGAAGGAGACCTCTATAGAAGAAACATCTAGACAAGTTTTCTTAATTTCAGAATCCTTAAGAGGTGAAGGTGGAAAACTATATAATAGCCAAGGGAAACGCTTTGTTAAAGAATTGTTGCCAAGAGATGTTGTTACGGAAGCTATTCTTCAAGAAACAAAAAAAACAGGCGTACCATTTGTATATCTAGATATGACAGAACTTGATGGTGAGTATCTAAAATCTAGGTTCCCTACTATTTATGAAGAATGTTTGAAAAATAATATAGATATAACAAAGGATTTAATCCCTGTAGCTCCAGTGCAACATTATTTTATGGGCGGAATCAAGGTTGATACTAACAGTAAAAGCTCATTAGATAATCTTTACTGTGTTGGTGAGACGAGCTGTACAGGAATACATGGAAAGAACAGATTAGCGAGTAACTCCCTTTTAGAGGCTTTAGTTTTTTCAAGAAGAGCAGCGCTTAAAATAAATTCTGATATATTAAATACTCAGTTATTAACCCCAGAAGTTACAGAAACTTTTGATTTTAAAACAGTAGAAAATGCTAATAGAAGTATGTTGATTAACGAATTTAAACACAGGTTAAGGGGGAATTATAGTGAATCAATTAGTTGTTGATGATATTATATTAAATGCACTTAAAGAAGATATACCAAACACTGATATAAGCTGTGAAGGTATAATAAGCAAGGAAAGCTTAGCAGAAGTTGATTTGCTGGCAAAAGAAGAAGGCATATTGGCTGGTTTGGATATTTTTAAAAGAGTATTCATTCTTTTAGGTGATGTAGAGGTTGAATTTTATAAAAAAGATGGAGATACAGTTGTCTTTGGTGATAAAATTGGTAAACTTAGAGGAAATACTAGAAATATTCTAATGGGTGAAAGAACAGCTCTTAATCTCCTACAAAGACTTTGTGGTATTGCTACACTTACAAGTCTTTATGTAGAAGCAGTTTCAGGAACTAAGGCTAAAGTTCTGGATACTAGGAAAACAACCCCTAACCTAAGAGTTTTAGAGAAGTATGCTGTTACTGTTGGTGGTGGATATAACCACAGGTTCAATCTTTCTGATGGTGTTCTTTTGAAAGATAATCATATAGAAGCAGCTGGCGGAGTTAAAAAATCTGTTGAATTAGCAAAAAAAGCTAGTCCATTTGTTCGCAAAATTGAAGTTGAGGTTGAATCCCTTGAAATGGTCAATGAAGCATTAGAAGCTGGTGCTGACATAATTATGCTTGATAATATGGGCCTAGATACTATAAAAAAAGCTGTTTCCTTGATAGCTGACAAAGCTATTATTGAAGTTTCTGGTAATGTATCACTTGATAATATTGGACTTCTTGCTAAGACTGGTGTTGATTACATCTCCATTGGTAAGCTAACCCATTCAGCAAAAATTTTAGATTTATCTATGAAGAATTTAAAAAACATAAGCTAGTTATTAGCTTATGTTTTTTCTTATCTTACTAGAAATTACAAGATATTAATGATAATATAAACTAAATAGTTATGTGTATATAAATCACATATACTTTTATAGCCTACTGACAATATTTATGAGGTATATTCATGGACAAAAAGAATTTAATACAATTTTCTTGGAAGGATTTCGAGAATTATACAAGTGAAGAAATCAGTTATTTTCTTTATTTAGAAGGAAAATCTATTGAATGTATAAGCAAGCTTCGGGGAATAGCCCTTAATGATATAAAAAATCATATAATACAAGGTAAAATTAAGTATAGATTTTTAGCTAAAGCAAAAAATTCTAAAGAATTGATAGAGTTTATAGCTAACGCAGGAAAAGATGATAAAAAGTTTTTTTTAGAGAATATCGATTCTATAACAAGAACTGATATAGTAAATTATATTTTAGAAAACTATACAGAGTTATATCATAAAGAAAAAGAAACTGCTATATGGATTTTAGGTGAACTTAAAGCAAAGGAAGGTATCGGAATTCTTACAAAAGCAGCTGTCCATAAATTTGTTAATGTAAGAAGAATGGCAGTTTCAGCTTTAGGAAAACTGCAAGACCCAAATGGTGAGCCTGCTTTACTGAGAGCTCTTGATGATGAAAATTCTCAGGTTGTATCCTATGCTATAAAAGCATTAAGTAAACTTAATAGTGTGAAAGCAAAAGAAAAAGTTTATCAGTTAATTGAAAGAACTAACAATAATGCAGTGTTAAAAGCTGCTGAAGAATATCTTAAGGAAACTAAGGGGGAATAATTTATGTACTATACAATATTAAATTATGGTGAAGATAGATTTGAAGAAAAAAGATCTGAGTTCATAGGATATGCGAAAAGAGTTGAGACTGAGGATGAGGCAAAGGCTTTTGTGACGGAAATAAAACTTATGCACAAACAAGCTACTCATAATACTTATGCTTATATTATCGGTGAAAATATGGGAATTCAGAGATATAGTGATGATGGTGAACCACAAGGTACTGCAGGGATTCCTATTCTTGAAGTTATAAAAAAGAAAGGCGTTACAAATATAGCTGTAGTAGTAACAAGATATTTTGGTGGTGTCTTACTTGGCGCTGGTGGACTTGTAAGAGCATATTCAAAAGGTGCGGCTATAGCAATTGATGCTGGAAATATTGTAGAAAAAGTAAAAGGTATTCCCCTACATATAATTATAAGCTATGAATTGCTCGGAAAAATTCAGTATTTATGTAGTGAAAATAGTTGGCATATAGAAGATACACTTTATACAGATCAAGTTGAACTTATAATCTATGCTGAAACACATCTAGTTCAAGTAATGAAAGATAAAGTTACTGAAGCTACTAATGGTAAAGGTATATTCAAAGAAGAAAAGGATCAATACTATTTTAAAAAAGAAGGACGACTTTATATTGAAAGCTAAATCCCCTACTTTCCCTATAAAAAGCCAGTAACATAGTGAGAAAAAGTACATATTATAGTATAAAAGGCTGTAAAAAGTCTTTAAAGATTTATAGGGAGGCTTTGATTATGGCTAGATTATGCTTTGACTATGGTCATGGTGGAATAGATCCAGGTGCTGTATATAATGGCAGATGTGAAAGTGATGACGCCTTAAGCTTAGGAACTGAAATTGCTAACAGATTAAGAACTAGCGGAGTTATTGTAGATGAAACAAGAACAAGTGATATTATCCTATCTTTAGCACAAAGAAGTGAATATGAAAATAGAAATAGTTATGATTATTTTATTTCTTTCCATAGAAACGCATTTAGCCCAGAAGTAGCTTTTGGAGCCGAAACCTATATATATACAAACCCAGGCCAAGCTGCTACTGAAATGGCTGAAAAAATTCAAAATTCCATGGTCTCTGTTGGTTTTAAAAACCGTGGTGTTAAAACAGCAGATTTTTATGTATTAAGAGAAACAGTAGCTCCTGCTCTTTTAATTGAAGTGGGTTTTATCGACAATTCCAATGACAATAGAATATTTGATAGCAAAAGAAATGAACTAATCTTAGCAATAACAAACGCTATTTTATCACAATTAGGAATAAAAGCTCAATCAAGTGAAGTTACCCTAGAAAACCCAAAAACAATTCAGCCAATAACCATTTCTAAAAATGATCAAAAAATATATAGAGTTGTGTCTGGGTCCTATACTAATAGATTAAATGCAGAAAAGCAAGTTCAAAAGCTTAAAGCTTCTGGTTTTGAAGCGGTAATTATGGTATATGACAATTAGACTAAGTATATTAAAATTATCAGTGGTAATTTATCTATTAAATTTATAATAGATATATTGCCATTATTTAAGTTTATATAAGAATTTCATACTTTAAATTATTTTAAGGAGAATGATATGGGAAATATAATACTGCTTTCTGGTGAACCTAGAATTGGAAAAACCACAGCATTAAAAAAAATTATCCACAGTATCGGAAAAGAAAATTGTATTGGATTTTATACAGAAGAAATTCGAGGCAAGTTTGATAGAAGTGGCTTTCAGTGTGTTAGTTTAGATGGAACTAGAAAAAAAATAGCTGACGTTAATTTAGATACTAATGTTAGAATGGGCAGGTATGGAATAGATATAGAAGGTTTTGAGAACTTCGCAATACCTATTTTGAATAATTCTTATACTTCAAACAAAATTACTATTATTGACGAAATAGGTCCTATACAATTTTTATCAACAAAATTTAAACAAGAAATTTCTAACATTTTAACTAGCTCTACTTGTGTTATAGGTACAATTTTTTATAATAATCATCCCGATATAGATAAAATAAAAAGGATTCCAGGAGTTAAAATTTATTATATGGCAATTGAAAATAGAACCACTATTTTAGAAACTGTTCTTCAGGAAATACAACAAGTTGTACATAGTTCATCTTTAAGCAAAGAGGCAAGCATCTGATTACTTGTCTCTTCTATAGTTAACATATACTTACGTGTATGGCCATATAACAATACTTTAACATAATACCATCTATTTTTAGTATCCTATTTGAAATTTTTACTTCAATCATACCATTCTTTTTTAGACTTTGTATAATGAAGTACAATAAAATTTAATGATTTCTTCAAAGGATATATTATCCAGTTTAAGTTCTTATCAAACCAGTACCCTTCATTGTTCCAGAAATAATCATTGCTATACCAAAAGTTATAATTTGAAATGTTACTTATTTCATTGGAATACTGCTAAATTAAGAGGTATAGTTTGTGATAACAATTGATTACGTTTATAAAGTTACGCTAAAAGCTTATATTTATCATTAAGAACTACAATCTTCACTTGCACTATAATTTTGATATAGTTTCAATGATAGAACTTATACAAAAGCTTTGAAGTAATGTTACTAAATAAAAAAATATAAATTTATAAGTATTTTGGTTATTATGCGTAATACGTAGAAGGTTCAGTTAGCAAACAATAATAGGTGTGATAAAAAATATCTTTATAGCTTTTAACAATATGAAAAATCACTCCAAATCATTGTTTTCAAACAACTTTCAAGAGTGATTTATGTATATCATTGTATATAGAATTGAATATTTGACATACATCATAATGAAACGAGTTTTTTGTATGTATATCTTAGCCAAGACTAATTTTTTATTGATTTTAATTCCTTATAAACCATTTAAAATTCAGTATTAGCCTTCAAATTCCTCAGGAAACTCTGCATTGTGGTATACATCTTGAACATCATCATCATCTTCAAGTCTGTCAACAAGTCTTTGTACAGTTTCAGCAGTAGCTAAATCTACTTCAACATAGTTGTCTGGAATCATAGTTATCTCTGCTGATGCGAATTCGAAACCAGCAGCTTCTAAAGCTTCTCTTACTGTTGAAAAGTCTTCCATTGCTGTGATAATCTCAAAAGCTTCTTCTTGTGCATCTACGTCTTCAGCACCAGCTTCTAATGCTGTCATCATTATTTCATCTTCATCCATATCTGCTGTTCTTTCGATGATTATTTGTCCTTTTTTAGCAAACATCCATGCGACACAGCCGGAAGCTCCTAAATTTCCACCATTTCTATCAAAAGCAACTCTTACATTTGATGCTGATCTGTTTTTATTATCTGTTAAAACATTTACAACAAAAGCAACACCATTTGGGCCATAGCCTTCATATACTATTTCTTCGTAGTTAACTCCTTCTAATTCCCCGGCCCCTTTTTTAACAGCTCTTGAGATAGTATCCGCTGGCATATTTGCAGCTTTTGCTTTAGCAATAACGTCTCTTAATTTTGCATTAGTATCTGGGTTAGATCCACCTTTAGCAGCAACCATTATTTCCTTACCCAGCTTTGTAAAAATCTTACCTCTCTTAGCATCCGCTTTACCTTTTTTTGCTTGTATATTATGCCATTTTGAATGTCCTGACATATGTTTACCCTCCTTAGATTATAGATCATAATAATGTCTAAAAATACATAGATTTTCTAATCATTAAAATAGTTATGTAATTTTCACTGTTTTATATTATATATAAGTTGCAATAATAACTCTACATTTGATTGATATTCAATAACCTAGAAGATAACTAGTTTTGGTGTAGAAACTTAATTGCAATATATATATTTACATTGGTTATAGTAAAATAAGCTTAATATTGAGTAAAATCAAGCCTTAACTATTATATCATACAGCTATAACCAATTCAATAAACCTACTACCCAATATGACAAGGATTACTTTCGTTACCAATAAAGAAATTTATTAGGTTTTGTATACTTAGCAATGTAACATTTTCATCAATAAGACTACCTTTTGAACACATCGTAAGTTTATAATCTTCATCAAGGTTTAGAGGTTTTAATGTCCAACCGTCAATTTTTTCAACATTGTCCTTAGTGGCTTCTACTGAATAGTTTAAAACTGAGAAAGAATTTAATGGTATACTAAGCCCTTTTCCAACTGCTTTTATGTAACTTTCTTTTGAAGTCCAAAGCTCGTAAAAAAGTTCTTTTCTATTCTCTTCTGGAACTTCTAAAAAAGCCTCAGCTTCTATATTAGAGAAGAAACGTTTTACTATGTCATAATCAAATTTAGATATTTTCTCTACATCTATTCCTACTTCGCTATCTCCAATAGCGCAAACAATCCAATCACCAGAGTGTGAAACATTAAACTGTACATTATCTAAAACTCTAATAAGTGGCTTACCATACTCATTGTAAATAAACTTTATTTCTTCATTATTTATCCTATATTCGGAAGCTATAAGATATCTTATAATAAGATCAGCAAATAATCCTCTTACACGATCCTCATATCTTAAAAATCTATTGATTCTTTCTTTTTTTTCTTTAGATACATATTTACAAAGTGTTGAGAATTCTTTTGAACCTATCTTTTCTTTTATATTAATTGCAAATACTCGAATCATGTATATCTCCTAATTTAACTAATAAATCTTTCAAATGAAATTTTACTTAAACAAGTAATTATATCATAGAAATTTATTCAAATCTATTGAAAAAAGCTGTGATATAAGTATGTTAGTCTTCTTTATATCACAGCAAGAGTTATATAATTATTTATCTAAATTTAAAAACTTCAATATCTTTCTTTAATCTTTGTGATAACTTGTTTAAAGTTTCAGCCACCGTAGCTACTTCTTGCATGCTTTCAGTATTTTCCTCCATAGATGCAGAAACTTCTTCTGTAGCAGCTGCAGTTTGCTGAGCAGAAGCTGAAAGATTTTCCATAGAACTCACAATTAAGTCTTTCTTTTCAATCATATCTTTGTCTAAAATATTTATTTTGCCTACCCAATCAATTAATGAATCTAGTGAATTTGATATTTTTGTAAAGGCATCTTTAGCTGTGTCTACTATTACATTTTGAGTAGTTGCGATGTTTTTTGAAATTTTTATAGCATTTACAGCGTTATCTGAATGATGTTGAATATTTTGTATAAGTTCTCTTATAGTATTACTTGCTGTAGCAGATTCTTCTGCTAATTTCCTTATTTCATCTGCAACAACTGAAAAACCTTTGCCGGCTTCCCCTGCCCTTGCTGCTTCTATAGAAGCATTTAAAGCAAGAAGATTTGTTTGTTCCGCAATACTTGTTATTGCATTTACTATTACATTAATTTGTTTTGCACTAGAATCAACTTCTACAACTGCTTCATTAACTTTACTTACAGCTTCATCATTTTCATTTGCTTTTGTAGCAACCTCAATAATTGATGACATTCCACTTCCACTTAAAGAATTACATTCTATTATTTCTTTTTCCATTTCCTCAATAGCACTGGTTAAATTATTTATGCTTTCAGCTAAGGTTGAAGCTTTGTCATAACCATTTTGTGTATCATGAGCTTGGTTAGTAGACGTATTAGAAATCTCATAAACTGCGTGAGATACTTGATTTGTAATGGTCGTCATCTCGTTTGCAGAAAAAGATAATGTATCAGAAGACTCAGAAACCTTTAAAGCAGCATCACTTATATCGTTGAATAATACAGATAAATTGCTTGTCATATCATTAACCGCTTTAGCAAGCAGTGAAGTTTCATCTTTTGATTTAACTTCTGATTTTATAGTAAAATCTCCACCAGCTACAGATTGTAATTCCTTTGAAACTTGCACAATTGGATTCACAAGCTTTTTCGCAAATATAATAGATATAGAACCAGCTATTAAAGCTATAATTATACCTATAACAGATACAACTGTTAAAACTTTATTTACTGTAGAGTCTAAGACTGTCAAGCTCACAGCACCAACTATCCTCCAATTAGTATCTGCAATAGTTGCATAAAATCCAACTTTATCTTCACCTTGGTAATTGTATTCTACATATCCATTATCAGTTGTCGAATAAGCTTTTTGCTTAATTGCTTCTGTAGAAAGCTCTGTACCAATTTTTTCTTTAGTAGAATGGTAAATTAGTATCTTATTTTCATCTGTGAGCATATAATATGCTCCATTACCTAAATCTAAATTTTTAACGATTTTACCAATTGTATCTAAGCTAATATCAATTGCTGCTACATCTAAAAATTCACCTTTATCATTATATACAGCTTTTGCGACTGTAACATAATCTTTATTATCTAAATCAAACCATTTAGTTTCTTTAGAGTCTTTTATAGCCTTATAATTGCTATTAGTTTTGTCTAACAGATAAATTTTATCGATTCCTTCATATTTGTCGTTAATTTTATCCAGGGTTGACTTATCTACTGTATTTAGTGAACTGAGAATTTCATCATAACTTTTACAGAAACGTTCCATAGTATATTTAGCGATTTTTAAATTACTTTGAGCACTTGTCATTATTTGCTTTTTTAATTCTACTGAAAAATTAGATATACTTACAATAAGAAGAAGTACCATTGGTATAATTAATATGCTCGCAGATAAAGTTAGTATTTTTGTTTTAATTTTCACTTAAATCATCCCTTCTGATTGTTATATTAATTAAGTTTAGTATAGTTCTACATTGATTTATAGAATTTAGCTAGTGAAAAAGAGTATTCTATAAAGATTCAATAAGAACTACAAAATATTTATCGAGATGTTCTTCATAATTAATAATAATGTTTTCTATGGCTCGCATGCCAAAGTATGTAATAGTTAGTATTTCAACGTTTTACTATAGTTTCACAAATTATATTATATATTTGTTTTACGGTTCTAGAATTTTTAAACATAAATTATATTTATCTTTATTATGTAAAATTGAAGTTTAGGGATATTATATCATTTTATTACAGAAAACACTACATTCAATCTAAAAATTTACCATTTTAATCGACATTCTCCTAAGTATGTAATTATATTTTCGTAAAATAATCGAGAGCAATTGTGTATTATATGCAATCTAGTAAAGGTTTGTTGCATATTAAGCACTTTTTATATATAAAATCATATTAATATAAAGTAAGCTATTATTTAGAGAGGAACTTTTAAAATGGCAATAGGATCATTGCAAGTTAGAGTTTTAAGGGGTAACGTTGAGGCGCCTGTTGATAATGCAAAAATAGTAGTGAGTCAACACACAAGTGAAGGAACTAGACAAACAGAACAACAATTAATTACTGATTCCTCAGGACTTTCAGGGATTGTTGAATTAGACGCACCAGAAAAAGAATTTTCTCAAACTCCATCAAATACAAGACCTTATAGTACTTGTGATATAAGGGTTTCAGCAGAAGGATATGAAGATTTTGAAATCAAGGGTACTCAAATACTACCAGATACTCTTTCTCTACAAGATGTTAGGCTTAGATCAACAAATCAACGTAGACAAAATGAAGAGCAAACAGATGAGGATATAATTGTAATACCAGAAGCCGTATTATTTGGAGATTATCCTGTAAAAATACCTGAGGATCCTGTAAAGCCTCTTCCTAGTCCAACAGGAGGAGTAGTTCTTCAAAAGCCTGTTGTACCACAGTATATAGTTGTACATTTAGGAGCACCAAATGATACTTCAGTACCAAATGTAACAGTGAACTTTGCTGATTATATCAAAAACGTATGCTCAAGTGAAATATACGCAACATGGCCAGAAACAGCAATTAGGGCTAATATATACTGTATTACCTCTTTTGCATTAAATAGAATATATACAGAATGGTATAGAAACCAAGGTAAAAATTTCCAGGTAACAAATCATACAGCCTATGATCAAGCTTTTTTCTATGGAAGAAATATCTATGCTAATATAAGTAGGTTAGTTGACGAATTATTTACAACCTATGTTCAACGTCAAGGGCAAAAGCAACCTCTATTAACTCAATACGTAGATGGTGTAAGAGTAGTAAGAGATGGTTGGTTCTCACAATGGGGAAGTAAGTATTTAGCTGATAGCGGCAAGTTTCCATATGAGATCCTTACACATTATTATGGAACAGATATAAACTTGGTTAGAGCTGAAAAAGTAGTTGGAATTCCTCAATCTTTCCCTGGTTATGCATTGCGAATTGGCTCATCTGGGCAACCAGTTAGAACTGTTCAAACTTTTTTAAATCGGATCGCAGTTAATTTTCCTGCAATACCAAAATTAGCGGTTACTGGAGTTTACGATGCAAAAACCGCAACGTCAGTTAAAAAGTTCCAAGAGGTATTCAAATTATCTCAAAGTGGGATTGTAGACTATGCAACATGGTTTGCTATATCTAGACTATATGTAGCAGTAACAAAAATTGCAGAACTGAGAGAAGAAGATTTAAGAGCTTCATTAAATGGCCTATTCGTTCCTCCAATTGTAGGAGATTATGATGGTTATCTTCCAGTAATAGATTACCCAACAAATTAACCTGTTAGTTTTTTATGTAAATAATTTTCTTTAAAAATATTTTTCACATAAAAAGGGTACTCGATTGAGTCCCCTTTTTATAAAATCAAATATCATATTTTTAAACAGTAGCCTTGCTTGCTCTTTTTTCTTTAATATAAGCTATTACTCCTGGTATTACAGAAATAACAATAATAGCAATTAGTACATACGAAAAGTGTTCTTTAATAAAAGGTAAATCCCCAAAAACGTAACCTCCAACTAAGAACAAGCCAACCCATAATAATCCACCAAGTAGATTATAAGTTATAAATTTTGAATAACTCATTTCACCTATTCCTGCAACGAAAGGAACGAAGGTTCTTATTATTGGTATGAATCTACCTATTACAATAGTCATGGAGCCATGTTTTTCATAAAAAGCATTAGCTTTATGTATATATTCTTTGTTTATAAGTGGAATCTTCTCTTTTTCTAATATTTTGGTTCCTATTTTTTCTCCGATGTGATAGTTCACAGTATCTCCAATTACAGCTGCTAAGTAGAAAACTATAAATAAAGTAACGATATTAAGAGAACCTGATGCTGAAAGAGCGGCTGTAGCAAAGATCAATGAATCTCCTGGCAAAAATGGAGTAATTACAAGTCCTGTTTCACAAAAAACTATTAAGAACATAAGTGCATAAGTCCATACACCATAGTTCTGTACTATCTCATTTAAATGTTTATCTAGATGAAGTATTATATCAATAAAAGTTTGAATTAAGCTCATTTCTTCCTCCTTAATGCTGATAAAATTGTCTTTTATATGTTTATTATAAATTATAAAGATTAAAAAAAGATTAAAATCTATTAATCTTTTTTGATTTTCTTAAAACTATAAAAAATATAGATTCCAAAAGAAAACCTAGACTAATACCTAAAATATAGGCAATCAAATCACTCCACAAAAAACCAACGCCCAAAACAAGTCGACCAATTGAAGTCTTCCTTATAGAATCTATAAAAACTCCCTGATATAGTTGGCTAAGTTCAATACCATAGCAGAATAGAATAGCAAATATTGCGATTATCCACATATTCTTAGAGGGGAATAAAAATCCCAAACCGATAAAAATCATTAATGCCCATAAAGCATCTCCTAAATATATATTAAGTATATTAGGAAATAACTCAGGGAACTTTCTTGTAAATAATCCTAAAGCTATTATAGATACTAAGAATATAAAGTATATATATCTATTCCGTTTATAAATCATTATTTTTCATCCTAACCTAATTTATGAGGATTGTTGTCTATGCTGTGTAGTCTACAACAACTCTTTCTATGTTAACATTTCTTACATATCCAGCAACTCTTATATGTTCAGGATGGTTTTGGTATGTATTTAAATCATCTTCATTCTCAAATTCAGAATATAAGACTACGTCAGATGCTTGAGCAGAATCATTAAAATTAATTCCCACTTCTATTGTTTTTATTTTATTAATTACATTCTTTAATGATTCAAGATCTTCCTTTATTTTAGTAGCAATTTCTTGTTTATTCTTCCCTTCATAAGTATCTTTTAATTTCCACATTACAATATGTTTAATCATAATTTTATTTCTCCTATCTATTGTTCATTTGTATTACCTTTGAATAATTATTCTTATTATATAATAACATAAAAGAATATATATTGAAAAAAAATAAAGTAATTTAATACAGTGTATTTTAAAAATAAAAAAAGAAACCTTAAAGTCAGTAGCACTTCAAGAGTTCCTTTTAATCACAACTATTCATTTATGAAACGTATATAAACATCGTAGTCATCATTTTTCTTCAGTCGTAGAAAGAAATATTTTTTATTTATATTTTTTACAAGTTAAACTATCTATCTCCACCTAAAATATTACCTAAAATTCCAAGGGCACTGCCCTCGTCTTTTCTATGCCCTCCAAGGTGTGGTGCTGCAGCAAATACTCGTTCAGCTAGTCTGCTAAATGGTAAACTTTGAATCCAAACAGTACCAGGGCCTGTTAATGTGGCGAAAAATACTCCTTCGCCGCCAAATAAAGTATTTTTTACGCCACCAACAAATTGAATGTCGTAATGAACCTCTTGAGTCATTGCAACTAAACATCCAGTGTCAACTCTTAAAGTTTCTCCCGGCATTAAATCTTTCTTTATAATAGCTCCACAGGCATGAATAAAAGCTACCCCATCCCCTTCTAGTTTTTCGAGAATAAAGCCTTCACCACCAAAAAATCCTACACTAAGTTTTTTTCTAAAGTCAATTCCAATGGATACTCCTTTAGCTGCACATAAGAAAGCATCCTTTTGGCATATTATTCTACCACCTAATAGGCTTAAATCCATAGGTATTATCTTTCCAGGATAAGGTGCTGCAAAATATACCTTCTCTTTTATATTACCTAAGTTTGTAAAGGCAGTCATAAACAAGCTTTCTCCTGTAAGAACTCTTTTACCAGCATAGAATAGCTTATCCTTAAAGGTGCTACTTGGATTTTGGTTTGATCCATCTCCAAATATAGTTTCCATTTGTATACTAGGATCCATCATCATCATAGCACCAGCTTCTGCTACTACAGTTTCTTTTGGATCAAGTTCAATCTCTACATATTGGATATCGTCACCAGTAATTTTGTAGTCAATTTCATGAGAATTCATTCTTCCATCTCCTTTT is a window encoding:
- a CDS encoding TIGR00266 family protein; amino-acid sequence: MNSHEIDYKITGDDIQYVEIELDPKETVVAEAGAMMMMDPSIQMETIFGDGSNQNPSSTFKDKLFYAGKRVLTGESLFMTAFTNLGNIKEKVYFAAPYPGKIIPMDLSLLGGRIICQKDAFLCAAKGVSIGIDFRKKLSVGFFGGEGFILEKLEGDGVAFIHACGAIIKKDLMPGETLRVDTGCLVAMTQEVHYDIQFVGGVKNTLFGGEGVFFATLTGPGTVWIQSLPFSRLAERVFAAAPHLGGHRKDEGSALGILGNILGGDR